The sequence TACATAATTGTAACGTCCTGTCAAGTAAAAAATTTAAAATATTACCAATAATAAACAAAAAATGCTGTTTTATAAGTTTTTCTATCTTTTAAATTTTTAAATCCCTCACTCCCTGAAAAACCCCCTGAGCTCCCAGAAATCGCCCTCGCGATTGCGGACCAAGATATAAACCCCGCCGTCCTCCGCCTTTACCTTGAAGTAATCGGCCGAAGGGTCGTACCAGCGGTCGGTCACCTCGACGATCCGGTGTTTCCTGTTGCCGATGTAAAACACGGTCGGCCGCTCGTCCGCCTTGTACCCGCTGTAGGTCTCAACCTTTATTTTCACCCTTGACCCCCCAAATCACGGAGGCAAAAAGACCCCTCACATTAATTATAGACCCTGCGGCTGATTCGGTCAAGGCAGACAATAACGGAAAAACGTCGGAAACCCCGCTTAATAAAAATCGTGGATGTCGAGGGAAAAATCTGATACTATTGGTAAAAACCAGGCCGTGAGACGAAAATGAAAATCCCCGAAGACATAAGGCTCCTCCTTATCGTTGTCGCCACGATAGGGGCAGTTACGGGCGTCGCCGTCCTGATGGTCGTCTTCGCCCCGGCGATAGGCAAAAACGCCGAGCTCTCGGTCAGGGTCATTTTGGCCATCCTCCTTGCCTTTGTCACGCTGAAGTTCTTCCTCTACATCATGGAGGCCGCGATCGTCGTAATCGGGGGAGACAGAGTTAAAAAGATCGAGAGGGGAAGGTCCGCCCTGAAATCGGCCCACCCGGCCGTCCGCGCGGTCGTAATCGTAACCTTACTCGTCGCAACCTTTACTCTCTGGTATCTCTTGATCCGTCGCTTCGGGGTCTTTATCCTCCCCGATTTTTAATCTAAAAAAGGCCATTTTTTTCTTGACATCAATTACCCCACATGATATTTAATATGCAGAGAGCTTTGCAATACAAAGGACTCTGCGACTTGACCGGTTGATTCATGCTAAAGATGTCGAGGAAAAGGATGGTCGGGGTAGGAAGAAAATCAAGTCATTAATCAAAGTGGCAATTTTTGAGAGATATGGATACTTTGGAAAAAGAAGACTGGAGGACACAATGAGCAGAGGGGGAAAAAAGGATGCAGATAAAGGCACAAGGGACGATAAAGCGGCGGTCAATAACGTCGCCGAAAGCGTTGATATCGCTCTTGAGGAGATCAGGTACATCCGCGAGGTGATGGAGGGGACGAAGGATTTCTTCATATCGGGCTGGTCGGGAATCGCCTGGGGAGTCGCTATAATAATCGGAGTAATGCTTACCGAGCGGATAATCTCGCATCCCCCAGATCTCGGCGTTTCAAAGACACTCTGGGTCTTGTGGATAATCGTCTTTACGTTTGCCTCCGGCGTTGAGACCTTTTATTTCTTTAAGGGCGCCAAGGATACCGGGAGGATTATCATCTCCACCGTGACCGTAAGGATTTTCGCGACCGAGACGGTCATGAGCGTCCAGGGCCTGATTTTGACCCTCCTCCTGATACACATTGGATTCCCTTCCTATATCCCCGGCGCATGGCTTCTCATCCTCGGAGCCATGATGTTTGTGGCCGGCCTCTTTTTCCCGGGAGGGATATGGGTATTCGGGGGCCTCACCTTTGTGGCCTCCATTATCGCGTTTATCATGCCGGAGATGGGACTTGTCTGCCTCGGTTTCGGGGGGGCCGTCTCTCTCTTCTGGGGCTTGGCCTATCTGACAAAGAGAAGGAAATAGGTCAATCGTTTTCTCGATGGTTGGGAGGCCGTTATGGCGGATTTGGAAAAAATTGACGTAAGCAAAGAGACCGCAAAGGCGTGTGTAAGAAGGTCTTGTGAAGGCTGCGAAATAGAGGGGAGGCTCCTCTGCGTCCACACGGAGCTTGACCTTATCGATTTCGCCGTCCTGTTTGTTACGTGGTTTATCCCCTTTATCGCCGGGATGGTGATCGGGGAATTTTGGACCGGGCTCTGGATATGGGCGGGGCTCGCCGTTGTCTTCTTCGGTTTTGTGGAGGCGTATCTCCTCTGCCGTCACTGCCCCCACTACGCGGAGGACGGCTTCACCCTCAAGTGTCACGCAAACTGGGGGCTTCCCAAGCTCCCGAAGATCAACCGAAAGCCGCTGAACAGGGCTGAAAAGGCTGCCTGGCTTATCTACGTGGCCGTCCTCTTTCTCTACCCGATTCCATTTTTCATCGTGGGGAGGCTTTGGCTCCTTCTTCTCCTCGTAATCTGGGGGGGATTCGTGTGGGTGTGGACGGTGCAGAGGACACAGTGCAGCCGCTGTTTCTGTTTGTCTTGTCCCGCAAACCGGGCGCCGGAGGATGTGAGGGTTGTCTTTTTCAAAAACTACCCGGAGTATGCGGAGGCGTGGGGGGTTGACGAGGGCAATCTGAAGTAGGGGTTTGGAGTCTTGAGGTTCAAAGAATGCAGAAGTTGATTGGCTTGATTCGAGACATTGACTGGGAACGGTTTTCAAGTGGTGAATCTGGCTGAATACTTAATTAGAAAGGGGAAGAACTCTTTTCGAGAATGGGAGCGATTTTAATTGAAATTGAGATGGATTTGAAAGGAAATTATCGGGCGGCAAATAGATAGAGGCCGTCTCGGAACAAAGGAGTATTTGATGGACCTGAAGCTATTTTTCACTGTATTTGGAACCATATTTTTGGCGGAGCTCGGAGACAAGACGCAGCTTGCGGTCATGGCCCTGGCGGCGGAAAACCACAAGGGGCTCCTCTCGATATTCTTGGGATCGGTTTTAGCCCTTGCACTTACGTCTCTCATAGGGGTATTGCTGGGCGGTGTTATTGCCAAGTACGTGTCGGCAAGCATTATTCAGTATGTGGCGGGCGGCCTCTTTGTCGTTGTAGGGATATTGATAATCGTCGGCAAGTTTTAGACCTCCGCCTCAGGAATATTTTGCCGCTGATGGCACAAGAGAGCCGCTTATTATAGGTCGGGGTGTCTTTTATAAACACAACCGTTTGTCTTAAAAAGGAGAAAAAAATGTGGGAGCTGCTGTTCTGGGTGTATCTTGTCAACGCCGTTTTCCTGATCAATCACGAGGTAGACTCCGCCTACTGGAAGGAGTGGAACCTCATGAGAATCCCGGGGGGGATAACCTTCTTTCTGATACTTCACTTTCCCCTCTTTTTTCTGGCCATTTATGGGGCCGTCCTTTTAGACCGCGGGGCGGCCTCCGGGCTGATATTCTCGCTGGCCTTGGGCCTTGTGGGCGTATTCGCCTTTGCCATACACACCTATTTCATGGCAAAAGGTAGGGATGAATTTAAAACGCCGATCTCCCTTTTCATCCTGGTCTCGACCCTGGTCATCTCTCTCTTTCAGCTTGGGATTACTATTTACCTGATATAGCTTAGAGAGTCGGTGGAATTTTGGGGATCGGTGAATATTATGAGAAGCTCGACATTTAATTGCTCGATATTTAATTAATATTGGAAAGTCACAGACTATTTTGTGAATAGATATGACTCATGAAGATAAAAAAGAGAAGGGGCCGTTGACCGATGCCTTAAACCGTGTGATACACGAGAGGGCGAGGCTCGGGATAATGACAAAGCTCATGGCGGAGGGGGAATCGGGCTTCACGGAGCTTAAGAAGTCCCTCTCGCTTTCCGACGGCAACCTCAACGCGCACCTGAAGGTTCTCTTGAAGAATGAGTATATTTTTATGAAAAAGGAGTTTGTGGCAAACAAACCGAGAACAACGTACAGTATTTCCGAGAAGGGGAGGCTTGCGTTCAAGGAGTACATTAATTCGTTGGAGGAGTTCTTGAAAAGCGTGTCATGAGATGGTAGTATCAAAGACGTTTTAATGATTCCAGGGTCGGATTGGTGGTGAAATGTCAAAGGGTGGTTACTTGTCGTCATGGCGGGGTTGGGATAGCAACAGTTTGACGGCAGGAGGCTGTAATCCGAAATAAGATTGTGGATTGTAAAAAAGGCGTCGTCACAATAATAGTAGGAAAGGGTGAAAGGAAAGCTGATCCCGCGAGAACGGGAATCAAGATTGAAACAGCAAAGGTCATACTCGCCAAAGCGGGGATACAGATAAAAACGGTAAAAATGTCATTTCCTTAAGAAGAAGGAATCAATAAAAAAATACTGTCATTCCCGATAAATCGGGAATCCAGAAAAATATTGGAAAGAAAGCCCTTATCACAGGAGGAAAACAATGAAACGAATAACGGCGGTTTTCGCAGCGGTTTTGGCGATGGGACTCTTTAAGGCGGCCATCGCTGCCGAGCTTACGGCCGAGGAGATCGTAAAAAGGGCCGAGGATATCATGAGAGGCCAGTCCAACATCGGAAAGCTTACCATGATCGTGACCAACCCGAACTTTGAGAGGACCATCACAATGGAGTACTGGGAGAAGGGCCAGGACCTCTCCCTCGTAAAGATCACCTCTCCCGCAAAAGAGGCGGGAACGGTCTTCCTTAAGGTCGAAAACAACATGTGGAACTACATTCACTCGGCGGAAATGATCATAGATATACCCCCATCTATGATGATGAATTCGTGGATGGGCTCCGACTTTACGAACGACGACCTCGTTCGGGAGTCGTCCATCGTGGATGACTACATGCCGTTCCTTTTGGAGAACAGCGTGTTGAGCGAGGGGGAGGCGTATACCCTCGAGCTTACGGCAAAGCCGGATGCGCCGGTGGTCTGGGGGAAGATATTGGTATATGTCAGGGTGAGCGACTACGCCCCGCTGAAGTACGAATATTACGACGAAAAGGGGAAGCTGATGAGGATCATGACCATGAGCAAGATAGTGAAGATGGGAAAACGGGCGTATCCCACCGTCTGGACTATGGAGCCGAAGAACAAAAAGAATCATAAGACGATCGTCATTGTAGACGAGATCAAGTTCGATGTGCCGATAAGCGACAAAATCTTCTCGTATTCGAACCTGAAAAGGGGTATAATCCCCTCACAATAGGCTCCGGGAGATTTTTGTTTAAAAAAAAATGACGGGATTAAGCCAAATGGAAGATGGAAGGTATCTTATCATCAAGCTGGCGTGGAGGAACATCTGGCGCAACAAGAGGCGGACGATAATCACGGTTTCCGCCGTGGTCTTTGCCGTTACGCTCTCGATCTTCAGCTGGTGTTTCGCCGTGGGCGAGCACGAGCAGATGATCGACAACACCCTTAAGATTCACACCGGCAACCTCCAGGTCCACGACCTGGGGTACTGGGATGACAAGACGATCTACAAGAGCTTCGCCCCCCCGGAGGAGCTGATAAGCTTCCTGGACAACGACAAGCGGATCGAGGCGTACGTCAGGCGTCTGAACGTGGACGCCCTTATCTCCAGCGGCGCCGATACGGACGGTGTCCTCCTGATCGGGGTGGAGCCGGAGAGGGAGCTGAAATTCAGCTCCATCGAGAAGAAGAAATTTAGGGGAGAATATCTTAAGCCGGGCGACCTGGAGGGGATATTTCTTGGTGAGACTCTGGCCAAGAACCTGAACGTGGACGTGGGCGACAAGATTGTCGTTATCTGTCAGGACTTCTACGGGGGAATCAGTGCGGAGGTATACAATCTTACCGGGACGTTCAGGAGCGGATCGCCGGAGATGGACAGGTCCATGGCCTTCATAAATCTCGCCGCCGTCCAGTACCTCCTGTCGATGGAGGGCAGGGTCTCTGAGGTCTCCTTATTTCTCTCCGAATCGAGGGCCTTGAAGAAAGTGGCCAGGGATATAAAGGGGATCGTCGATCTCGAAGAATACGAGGTGATGACCTGGGACGAGCTCTTGCCGGAGCTCGTTCAGGTGATCGAGCTGGACAACGTCTTCGGGTACATCTTTTTCGGGATGATAATGCTGGTTGTCATATTCGGGATATTGAACACCATCTTGATGTCGGTGATGGAGCGCTACCGGGAGTTCGGGGTAATGATGGCGCTGGGGACGAAACCGGCAAATTTAGTAAGGCTCATCCTCACCGAGTCCTTTTTCATCGCCGTCCTTGGAGTCATTGTGGGAAACATCCTTGGATTCGCGATAGCCTACTACTACACCGTCGTGCCTTTCGACCTGTCATCATACAGTGCAAGCCTCGAGACCTTCGGGATGGATCCATATATTTATACGAAGATCTATGTGTGGGTCTTTTTACTGACAGATATAATCATCGTTTTGTCCACGCTTCTGTCCGCCCTCTATCCTGCTATAAAGGCTTCCCGCCTTAAGCCGGTCAGGGCCTTGAGATATGTATAGGGAAATATTATGGGAATGACGATAAAACTGGCATGGAGAAATATCTGGAGGAACAGGCGCCGATCCGGCGTAATCTTGACCGCCATTGTGGTGGGGCTTCTGGGGATGGTCTTTATGATCGCCCTTATGGACGGGATGAGCGCGGACATGGTGGAGGTGGCCATAGAGAATGGCGTAGGTCACGTCCAGATACACAAGGATGGATTCCTCGACAACATGAGCGTCAAGTTGAACGTAAGAAATCCCGGCTATGTGATCAAGAGGATTGAGGGCACGCCGAACCTGAAGGCATATGCGGAGAGGGTGAAGGTAAGGGGCCTCATCTCCTCCGCGGAGTCTTCCTCCGGTGTCCTTATCTGGGGGGTGGACCACGAGAGGGAGCCGAAGCTGAATTTCATTAAGAAGTATAAAGAGGAGGGGGAGTTCCTCACCGGGGAGAAGGGGGAGATTTACATCGGGAGGTCTCTGGCCGAAAAGCTCAAGGTGGGGCTGGACGACAAGATAGTCCTGAGGGGGCAGGGATTGGCGACGGAGATCGTCTCGGCGGCCTTCAGGGTCAAGGGGATATTCGTTTCCACGTCGCCGGAATACGATAAATACAACGTATACATCAACATGGCGGACTCCCAGGTACTCTTCGATATGAACGGCAGGGTTTCCGAGATTGCCCTGATGTCCGACAGCCTCGAAAACGTTGATCTCCTGGCGTTTAACGTCAACAAGGAGATCGGGGTGCATGGCCTCAGGGCGAGCACGT is a genomic window of Candidatus Zymogenus saltonus containing:
- a CDS encoding transcriptional regulator codes for the protein MTHEDKKEKGPLTDALNRVIHERARLGIMTKLMAEGESGFTELKKSLSLSDGNLNAHLKVLLKNEYIFMKKEFVANKPRTTYSISEKGRLAFKEYINSLEEFLKSVS
- a CDS encoding ABC transporter permease; its protein translation is MEDGRYLIIKLAWRNIWRNKRRTIITVSAVVFAVTLSIFSWCFAVGEHEQMIDNTLKIHTGNLQVHDLGYWDDKTIYKSFAPPEELISFLDNDKRIEAYVRRLNVDALISSGADTDGVLLIGVEPERELKFSSIEKKKFRGEYLKPGDLEGIFLGETLAKNLNVDVGDKIVVICQDFYGGISAEVYNLTGTFRSGSPEMDRSMAFINLAAVQYLLSMEGRVSEVSLFLSESRALKKVARDIKGIVDLEEYEVMTWDELLPELVQVIELDNVFGYIFFGMIMLVVIFGILNTILMSVMERYREFGVMMALGTKPANLVRLILTESFFIAVLGVIVGNILGFAIAYYYTVVPFDLSSYSASLETFGMDPYIYTKIYVWVFLLTDIIIVLSTLLSALYPAIKASRLKPVRALRYV
- a CDS encoding ABC transporter permease; the encoded protein is MGMTIKLAWRNIWRNRRRSGVILTAIVVGLLGMVFMIALMDGMSADMVEVAIENGVGHVQIHKDGFLDNMSVKLNVRNPGYVIKRIEGTPNLKAYAERVKVRGLISSAESSSGVLIWGVDHEREPKLNFIKKYKEEGEFLTGEKGEIYIGRSLAEKLKVGLDDKIVLRGQGLATEIVSAAFRVKGIFVSTSPEYDKYNVYINMADSQVLFDMNGRVSEIALMSDSLENVDLLAFNVNKEIGVHGLRASTWKEIIPLIVQMVEMFSAFNYIVFIIVIIAMAFGIVNTILMSVLERTREIGIIMAIGTKPIRVFGMVMWEGFFLGLMGLVFGWVVSIIIYAVLLKTGIDFSIWSESLKYMGGIGTTVYPIIKPYNVFWSSASVFIAAVLSALYPAVKIMRLTPVKAFRSV
- a CDS encoding TMEM165/GDT1 family protein; this translates as MDLKLFFTVFGTIFLAELGDKTQLAVMALAAENHKGLLSIFLGSVLALALTSLIGVLLGGVIAKYVSASIIQYVAGGLFVVVGILIIVGKF
- a CDS encoding outer membrane lipoprotein-sorting protein, with product MKRITAVFAAVLAMGLFKAAIAAELTAEEIVKRAEDIMRGQSNIGKLTMIVTNPNFERTITMEYWEKGQDLSLVKITSPAKEAGTVFLKVENNMWNYIHSAEMIIDIPPSMMMNSWMGSDFTNDDLVRESSIVDDYMPFLLENSVLSEGEAYTLELTAKPDAPVVWGKILVYVRVSDYAPLKYEYYDEKGKLMRIMTMSKIVKMGKRAYPTVWTMEPKNKKNHKTIVIVDEIKFDVPISDKIFSYSNLKRGIIPSQ